Within the Scleropages formosus chromosome 8, fSclFor1.1, whole genome shotgun sequence genome, the region GACACTGCACTACACTTGTTTTCactactttttcttttatttcagcaaccctttttttattcatattcagTTGAATAAACGCTTTTATTCAAGTAACagattgaaatatttcacaaagacAGCAGTAATGTTCCACCTAGGAACTGAACCTGTGTTCCTCTGAAGCCAGACCAGCCCGCTAACCACTCCACCCCCTGGAGATCACAGAGAACGATGGTGAGGAAACTCACAGACGGTGCGCCATCAATCTCATCGATCACGAGGCAGTTGGGCTTTTCATTAGCCCCCAGCACCGATTTCATCTGGGTGGCTGTGTCGATACGCTTCTGGAAGAGCTCGGCGCTGCGGTCATCActgatggaacacacacacagctctcttTAGTGGCACCATTCTCTCCTTTCCCAATAtaatcagctaaaaaaaaaaaaaaaaaaccagtctaaagaaaataaaaactgcgcCACATCATATCAGTTAACATTCTAGCTGCTAAATGATGTGTCCATGTCTAAAGCTCATCTCTTGTTGACACACTTTTGtgtactttgttttatattcCTCTAGAGAAATTTTAACATGTTCTAACATtctaacaaataaaaatcaaataaaagaaagttgcacacaaacacacaatataCTCAGACACTTTCACTGGAGAAAGATATTCCAGAAAAGATTACCGTACCTGGCATTTATCTCCACAACATTGTACCCAGCATGTTTTGCAATAATGTGGGCAAGCGTGGTCTTCCCCAGCCCAGGGGGGCCCGAAAGCAGCACCACCTGCAACGGGACAGCTGTGAGTGACAAGCCACAGCAGGGAGGCACCACTGCCATGGTGACCAAATCCCAAACGCAGACTCTGAGCTATGCACCTTGTACTTGGGCCGGTGGTGCTGATCCAGCTCAGCCTCAAGGATCTCCTCGGTCATCTGTGTCTTGGTCTTAAAGCGGGAGTTCTGCTGCTCCTTGGACTGCAAGGAACATCGCACTCTGATTCACATATACGACACACTTCAGCTGCAAGGGGAATGAAACTCGAAAACTCAACAGCAAGAAACGCTACCTGCAGCCGGCTGTCTGCCTGGTTGGCTTTCACCTTCTTGGTGGGCTTTTCCCGCCCAAAGACCACCATGTCCCACAGCTTCAGCCACTTCAGGAGACAGCGGTTGATGAACTGGGAAGAGCGGGAGTAAACGAagtcaacaaacacacacaaacacaacacacacaaacagcaggatgGATGATATGCTCACATCATCGCTAAGCAGCTCTGTGTAGTGTGCTGGGGAAAACTTGTCCACCCAGAGGCGTGAGGTGGTGTCTTCACAATCTCCCTCCACAGCATCACCCTCTTGGTCCATGCTGTCCACCTCCCCAGATTCCACATTTACATGGCTGGTGCTGAGGAAAAGCAGGAAGCAGTGTGTCAGAACAGGCAATGGCACATGGAGAAGCATTGCCTGAGAGAGGACATGAAGTCACCTGCTGAGCATGTCAGTCAGTCTCTGAGATTCCACCACGAGCTGTCGATGGCGCTGCCGACAAACAAACAATACAGATTTACATACAATTGTATgattctgtgtgtctgtgagaaacAGAAGAGTAATAAAAGACAGGACACAAGAACTTGTCTCAAGGGGGTCATGTGGAGTGTGTGGTAGTAGGAGTGTACCTTCTCTGCCACCTGCTCCCTCAGCACTTCAATGGGCACTGACAGCAACCCCAGAGAGTACTGGGAGTTTCGAAGAGTCCTGGCATCCACAGCCTGAGCaccaccacaaaacacagatgacaCATGTGTGTTTCACTTCAGTCAGATCACATCCTTAACAGAAGGACAACAGGCCTGTACCAAACCCACTATCATATTGGCCACACCCACGACCACAAAGACCACGTCCATTTCAACTGTCACCCAGGTGATGCCCACCTTTGACGAGTCCTCCTCCCTCTTTGCTAGGTAGACCCGGTTACCCGCAGAGCCGGTAACTGTGATGTAGTCGCCTGTGGGAGGGGGTCTCCGGAGGACATGTTGCCATGACAGGTCCACCTTCCTCGGGGAGGCTTGCAACGCCCCCAGTCCACTGATCTCCAAAACGCCGGGTGTTACTGTATCTAAACTACAAGTGACAGCGACACGAATTAGGCATCCTTGTCCATTCCGATGCAGACCGTGAGCTGCGGTTAAACCCCTACAGTCAAGCAACGCTGCCGCAACGCAACTTCCCCCTCACCTGGTGTTCCGTGATGAACGGTACTCTTCAGGGGAGGATGGAGGTGTGATGTCCCTTCCGTTGTCTTCCAAACCAAAATGCAATTTCTTTGCCACATCCTGCCTCCGTCTTTTAGGCTTTGGGGctgaaagagaaacacagaaatgaacTTTGCAGcacggtaaaaaaaaactggggcagcaggtggattACTTAACTTATTGGTTTTTGGTCAAACTCAAAGTCAGATGATCATGATTAtagtgattttcccatttatacaggccggtgttttttttttttttaccggagcaattcaaggtaattaccttgatcaaaggaactgcagcagaaggtgaaaTTCAACCAAAAAAGTCTCTAGGATCCAAGATGACatctctaaccaccacgccacctgctgacacaCACTGATACTCACTGAGGGAGTTGTGCTCCTCAGCAAAAGTCTCCAGAGCCTTGGTTTCCCCTGTGCCCGGAGAGACCCTCGTCGTCGTGTCGGTGGTCCCCTGGAGGCCCCCCGGAGCCCTGGCGGCAGACTGCGCCCGAACCAGGTCGTCGGCAGAGGCGAGGGCCTCCGCGAAGGAGCGGCACTCTTCGGTTCTCCACTTGGAGCGCTTCACAGGGGAAGAGCGGCCTGTGGGGGGAGAGTCGagacacattattattataattacttgctaaacactggcttacaaattgttactttccagaatgccggggggggggggcaaccactggcccgtggacccccagaggtttttttctccctcaaccttcagttgggagtttttgttcctttccctagCAGCCAGTAGGTAGTATAGCTCTAATAACtaaataagttcttcattatgcgCCATGAtgattagttgactgtcttctttgtttgtttgtatcaatttttcttgctgtatgcctgtgttaaagcgctctgtgtgactacgtgagaagagcgctctataaaaaataaaaataacaacatgATACGCGacataattatattatattcacACATTCAATAATAGATGTGAAATTATGGCTCGTCGTGTGTCGCGAGACTAGAACACCCACCACTCAGTGGTCCACTGTCTATCTCAGCCATGACCTCGAGCTCGTCAGCAAACTGCTGCTCGAAGTCGTCCTCTATCCCGTACATCTCCTCATATTCGTCCATCTTCGCGATAATTTACCGCTAAATTATCCTCGTTCACTTTTTCCTCTGCTTGCTGCACTTTTGTCCACAACAGAAACCCCTCATCCAAACGCTTGCATTTCCCGCAAAAAACGCAGCGCATTTTTGCTTCCGGGTCAATCCGACGACTTTCTTTACTCTAATTGGACAAGTCGCGGAGCGGTCGTGTGCGATTGGTCATTGATGTCGTCACCGACCCTGCGCACGTAGTGCGTCTGCGCAATACGGCGCGCACGTGACCGCAGTGTTTGTACACTGACAGGTACAACGTGCTGCCCggaggaaaatgaaataaacctgAGGATCAGAGCCGCACAGACACAGCGGGGTGCAGCGGCAAGGTTCGTACCCTTTCAATGTTAATATTCGCAGCTCAAGGCCTCACTTTAGAGCTGTTATTCATGGAAGAGCTAGCGTTTTCTTTCAGCTCAGGAGGCGACTCCGTTGGGAGGAAATGGAGGTGAGTGTGACCAGTTCCAGgcagaaaaatgacataaatcaCATGGAAGCGCTGACTACTGCagcgtttttatttttgtgcaggAATAATAAGTGACATGGTGGGATGCTTTACCCCCCCACACGGGAACTCAAAGAATATTCAATCAGCCAGGTCTTCTcagtatgctttttttttgtattgcaagAGAACTGAGTATTATTAATACCTACTTTTACAGACAGTAAGTTTTGTCAGTCGCAACAAAAtcatgtatatatatgtgtagcAGTAAAGGAACTGGTCATCCAACACAAACAAAGATTGTTCACTCAAGTTCCGCTGTTGTTATATATTCTGAAACGAATTTTATGTCCTTCAGTGAAACATCCCTATCAGCAGCGTGGATGAAAATGCCCTTTTGTTGTTAACAGTCTGATGGATCTCGCTCCTTCATAGTGCGCGGTTGCCATGGAGCCGGCTAGCCTGGAGAATCTGCACGTGCTGTACCAGAGCACCCACTTCATCGTGGTCAACAAGCACTGGGACATCCGCATCGACAGCAAGATGTGGTACGAGAAGCAGACGGTGCAGAGCCAGCTGCGGCACCGCTTCCCGGAGCTGGCCGACCCCGGCACTTACTACGGCTTCAGGTTCCGCGGTCGCCTCATCTCGTCCCATCTCGCTTTCTCCCGGCCAAGCGTAGCGCATTAGTCTGGGCAAACCGGGGTGGATCAATACTGTCACTGGagatggctgggggggggggggggggggcttacgCTGCTGCTGGTCGAAGGGGACGTGGGGGGGCTTACCAGAAAAGCAGGAACACAACAGTGAAGATAAGGTTGATATTCCGTGAgacggagaggagaggagaggagaggagatacGGGACAGTCGCACATCCTCCTGCTGTGCATTTTGCAGCTAAGGGCAGCACAATGTCtacattattatgtttttttttagcaccTTTAACATTCTTCTTGAAAGCAACTTAACTGCCTATCCACTAAACTTACAAAGATTCGTCCAATTTCTACAGCGGGAAAATTTTACTGTGcgagttcagggtaaataccttgatctaGGTTAccgcagcagggggtgggatatgaacccatCTTTTCATTGCAAGGTGacatctctaaccactgtgccttCTGCTGCTCAAGGCTATGGAACTGTGCTAGAGAGCAATAAGGAGCAGGCGGAGTCATTCTAGCGCTGGAATTTTGAAATCGAACCCAGCATGTGGGATCCGCTACAGTTCTAAAATGGCACAGAGGGCACTGTGGTCCATAGGGGATGCCTGCAATGGCGTTACCTCTCCCCTCTGTAGGTTCTGCCACCAGCTGGACTTCTCCACCAGTGGCGCGCTGTGCGTGGCACTGAACAAAGCGGCGGCGGGCCGGGCCTACCGCTGCTTCAAGGACCGCCTTGTGACCAAGGCCTACTTGGCGCTGGTATGCAGAACACCGTTTGCCATCGTCCTCTCGCTGCTGAGTGCCCTGTCTCTAAACCCCATCCCCTCACCCCGTCCTTGGCAGTTACGGGGCTCGGTGGAGAAGCTGAAGACGACCTTGGATTTTGCCATTGGAAAGAACACCTCCCAGGGAAAAACCCACATGATGTGCATTGAAGGCACCGAGGGTGAGGATGACCGCTTCCTGGGAGCTTAGCGTTATGGCCTGTGGGTGTTTTACACGTGCACAGAACTCATGGTATATTTTCCTGTCCCTCCGCAGGGTGCGAGAACCCAAAGCCCTGCCAAACGGAGCTCACCGTCCTGGAATACGGGTTGTACGACGGAGACCCAGTCACCAAAGTCCTTTTGCAACCATTAACAGGTTTTCTACATAGAAAAAAATTTCAAGAGCAGCActtcgtttaaaaaaaaaaaaaaaaaaagtattttttaaagaaatcaattGTAAATGGAgcgaagcacacacacacacgcattttcagaaccgtttgtcccatacggggtcacggggaaccggagcctacccggtaacacagggcgtaaggccggagggggaggggacacacccaggacgggacgccagtccgtcacaaggcaccccaagcgggactcgaaccccagactcaccggacagcaggactgtggtccaacccactgcgccattcAAAGGATAATTCAGTTATTAAAGTATACtgctgccacctactggccagTTTTTGCAATGTGGCAAACTGCTTTCATAAATTTGCCTTCATTAGGGTTACTAGGGTACTtctgctgcatttctgcatctgaGTGTTGGTTTTAATCCCCACAGGCCGCACTCACCAGCTGAGAGTCCATTGCAGCGCCATTGGCCATCCCATTGTGGGCGACTTTACCTACAGCCTCCGAACAGATGGCGCCCCCTACCGCATGATGCTGCACGCCTACCTGCTGCGCATTCCACTGGAGGATGAGCCCATTTGCGTCACAGCCCCTGACCCCTTTCTGCCCTCTGTGGACCCAAAGTGGGTTTCACAGTGCTTGCTTCAGCCACTGGAGGGCGCTCTGGATGGCTTGCTAGGTTGTGGACTGGCTCCAGGCAGTCAGGGGCTGGAGTCTCAGAGCAcgggggaggaagaggagacgaACAGTAAAGTGTCGATGGAGACCGAGGAGCAGAGGGCCCAGTGCCAGCAGTGGCTGTGTGAGTGGGCGCTGCACTGAGAGACATGgaggtctctcacacacatgcgcacacacacacacacacacaaccactgtGATTTCTGACAGCACCGGTGGGAAGCTGTCAGCAAGGTATTATGCTGGCTTCTTTGGCATCATACTGTAACTACAACCGAATACCAGGGTATTTCGTGTACAAAGAGGGGATCAAGTTTGGTTAATgatagaaaatgtatttttttatattttcagttttagctTGAAGAGGCAGCTGGGCTACAGTGAGCTTTTTTTAAGAGTCACTCCCTTCCTGTACGGGAGGGCTTTGTAGTTTGTATTCAGGGTTCTGGGAGGAGTGGACCTGGACAGCGGTACGTTTGGGTGGACGTACCCTGTTCTGCAGAAAGGCAGCTTTTTCCACCGGCCCACTGATCTCTCACATCTCTGTCTTGCATTTGGCCTTTAACAGAAAAGTTTTTACCGGCATTCTTTCCTTAACTGCTCTGCATTATTTCATGACGAGACCAAAGCTGACAACCGAGTCTCTCTTAGAGCATTCGTGCTCGACTGTCATGCAGGAAGCAGAGAAGAGCATTAACATCATTAAACATGTATTACATGTGAGCGGAGTGGAGCCTCACCTGTTTGGTTCGGTGTCTAAACACTTTCACTCATAAGCAGCAGCATGCAGACGTGTGTTTGTACATTATCCAATGCATGATTTACTGCACTATTCCTACAAAACGGGTGTATTCTGCTGCCCACAACACTCCTAAATGTGAAACTTTGTcaagtttttttaattgatttataCGTGATGTGACTCACCGTTGTATTTATATAGttaaatctgtattttaaattttaaaattaataaagctCAGTTGTTGTTGCCAAAATGTTTTTCCTCTGGTCTTACTGTACTTTTTGCGACTGTTTCGTGTGTCTGGACAGACGGTCCACATACTGCGTGTTGTTGTGCACGTAGCCCTAGGCCAAAGCGGTTGAGGAACCTTTGATTCGATGATATCATCAGGTCTGGAAAAACAAAGATCGAGTCATTAAAGAACACTTGACatctttattttctgaaatcttaaaacattaacatttaaaaaaaaaaaaatacaaaatccagCACTCAAAATAGACTCAAGAAGACAATGCCAACATTCCCCAGACACGACTGCCCCATCATCTTGATTTGCCACATGAACTGTAACGTGAACATCCTCACAAGAAACCAAAGGAAGCCAGGTGTTCGACGAATAATAAAACCTTTAAcgataaatattacatatatacaccAGAATTAACCATTTATTGTCAGCACATTTCAAAAGGGGAAAACTGTCACACCATTTGGTCAGGCAGTTTTACACCCATAGAGCTGGGGGGGATTAGGGGGCAGTGGGAGCCTGCGAGGACAACGACTTGCATGCCAAGAGTTTCTCCACCATAGTACGTGCATAACGGAGCCGACTGGCCAGCTCCTGGCAGCAGCCATACTCCTCGATCATGCTGAGCCTGTAGGTGCGGAATTCACGCTGCTCGTCGATGTACGTCACGGCAGCCATCAGGGGGCACAGAATCAGCTTTGTGTGGTCCTGTTGCAAGACAAGAACCACAAAtcacctcaaaaaaaaaaaaaaaatcatgtctttACCATGCTTTTCCCCTGATGAAGCTGGTTCCTCAACTCACAGACACAACTGGGATAGGAAGTCTGTCTGTAAATCTATTAAACCCACTTTAACTGCTACTTCACAAACCATAAAAGTCCATTCATGCAAATGTCCCATCAGTTTATTTGATGGTTAGgatctgtaaaaacctcaggcaaaaattaagacttttttttttttttttgagttgaattcattaaaattaaaaatgagacaAACTAATACTAATCTACAtactgggggggcacggtggcacagcaggattggccaagtcctgctctctgctgggtctggggttcaaggcccacttggggtgccttgcgacggactggcgtcccgtcctgggtgtgtcccctccctctccggccttacgccctgtgttgccgggttaggctccggtttgccgcgaccccgctcgggacaagcaatttcagcctgtgcgtgcgcgcgcgcgtgtaaTCCACATACAAATCCTTCCCTGTGGTTGTCCAATTCATTCCATAAGTGTGCGAAATGTTCAGCAGCTTCTGGCTACTTTcaatttcctttaaaatgtatacattgaAAAGGTTCCCTCTATTTGTTCATGGATTAGGTTCTGCTTCCAATAAAGCCAactcattcattaaaaaaaaaaaaaaaaaaaaaaaaaaaaaaaaaaaaaaaaaggaaaggctTCTTCGTATTTTCTTAATCAACTTCAAACCACATCGAAACTAAtgtaaataactaaaaataaggCCATCCCCACAAACTCGTATTCAGTGATGACTGTTAACCGATTCATCCCATCAACATATACAATGGCCCTCACCTCGTTGTTCATGGGCACCGAGAAAGACATGCTTTGATATGGCCTGTGAACGCTGGAAGTGAGCTGTAAGAAGGTTGTCTCACACTTTTACTTTGTTCAGGtgcgttttactgccagctaTCAGCGTACGAATGTTCCCTTTCAACCTTTCAACCATCTAAACATGCAATTTCAGCCACAGGTATCCTCTGACCTGGAAGAAGTTGATCTGCACTGTCCCATTGCTCAGGTGCAGCACGATGGCGCTCTTTGTGCGAAACCAGTGGCGCAGGTAGGGCAAGCGTGCCAGCTCGTCCCCGTCCCGCGGCGTGATGTTGGCACCCGCCTTCAGCAAGTGCTCGCTCATGTAGTTTCGGAAGTACTTGAGCAGGGTGATCTGGAGGCGAGAGGGGTTAAACGTCAGGGAGCTCCCTCACTAACGCAGCCAAAGATGACCTCCCGACCTCTATAGCTCTGCCCAGCGCTGACCTTTTTGGAGAGGGTGGGAGGGTAGGAGCGCACGCTGAGGTACGACTCGGCTCCACCCCGTTCGATGTACTGCAGGCTATCGCCGTTGTTGTACATGATGAGCCGTGTCGAGTCGTTGAAGAGCACGCCTATGCTGTTGTCGCACAGCTGGTACCCTGCAGCACGGCGCGCACGTTCACAGCGGGACGAAGGCTACGCCTCACCCACGTCAAGCAGTAAA harbors:
- the rpusd1 gene encoding RNA pseudouridylate synthase domain-containing protein 1 isoform X1; amino-acid sequence: MEPASLENLHVLYQSTHFIVVNKHWDIRIDSKMWYEKQTVQSQLRHRFPELADPGTYYGFRFCHQLDFSTSGALCVALNKAAAGRAYRCFKDRLVTKAYLALLRGSVEKLKTTLDFAIGKNTSQGKTHMMCIEGTEGCENPKPCQTELTVLEYGLYDGDPVTKVLLQPLTGRTHQLRVHCSAIGHPIVGDFTYSLRTDGAPYRMMLHAYLLRIPLEDEPICVTAPDPFLPSVDPKWVSQCLLQPLEGALDGLLGCGLAPGSQGLESQSTGEEEETNSKVSMETEEQRAQCQQWLCEWALH
- the rpusd1 gene encoding RNA pseudouridylate synthase domain-containing protein 1 isoform X2; this encodes MEPASLENLHVLYQSTHFIVVNKHWDIRIDSKMWFCHQLDFSTSGALCVALNKAAAGRAYRCFKDRLVTKAYLALLRGSVEKLKTTLDFAIGKNTSQGKTHMMCIEGTEGCENPKPCQTELTVLEYGLYDGDPVTKVLLQPLTGRTHQLRVHCSAIGHPIVGDFTYSLRTDGAPYRMMLHAYLLRIPLEDEPICVTAPDPFLPSVDPKWVSQCLLQPLEGALDGLLGCGLAPGSQGLESQSTGEEEETNSKVSMETEEQRAQCQQWLCEWALH